In Hydrogenovibrio marinus, a single genomic region encodes these proteins:
- a CDS encoding N-acetylmuramoyl-L-alanine amidase, translating to MLNEEYGKTMGNAMTRKMQSHGKSSFIAMLIMFLALVYTSNAMAAATLSKIRVGQTNEKTRIVFDIKHNHSFKIRKLENPSRIVVDFYKAKNDVSFKQMKFLDPRLGSIRLYDKKSKVRVVLDLRKDYEYNYFTLGKNKSGAERVVVDVTKTLAKKAVVKAKSVKKPEVKQVAKAKPVAKPAKPVKVAVKKEVVKAKPAVAKPKVQSAENKKQFKPKAKDIAEEQNTQNVMNAGSSVFDPRNKDLIVAIDPGHGGKDTGAIGVHGIYEKNVVLAMAKKLKKYIDDQPGMHAVLTRDRDVFIPLAKRVRLAHKMNADIFISIHADSFPDRSARGGSVYVLSTRGASSVMARILAKSENASLNDIKLKGRDSDVAFVLSDLSREANIRASRKLARTVLGSMGRSVKLHKHSVQAANFAVLKSIDMPSMLIETAFVSNPSEARKLTNNHFQDQMARSIAMGVTKFVRNNGDEPRWGEKLYLHYRVQRGDTLSEIAANYKISTRELKRINKIKKADQLYVGRRLRIPVSDSVVASL from the coding sequence GTGTTGAATGAAGAATATGGAAAAACGATGGGTAATGCCATGACCAGAAAAATGCAGTCACACGGAAAGTCATCTTTTATCGCGATGCTGATTATGTTTTTGGCATTGGTTTATACGTCAAATGCGATGGCAGCGGCAACGTTGTCTAAAATTCGCGTTGGGCAGACCAATGAAAAAACTCGCATAGTCTTCGATATCAAACACAATCATTCATTCAAAATCAGGAAGTTGGAAAACCCTTCCCGTATCGTCGTAGATTTCTACAAAGCAAAAAATGATGTCAGCTTCAAGCAGATGAAGTTTCTTGATCCTAGACTGGGATCGATTCGTCTTTATGACAAAAAATCCAAAGTTCGTGTCGTATTGGACTTAAGAAAAGATTACGAATACAACTATTTCACGCTTGGCAAAAACAAATCAGGTGCTGAAAGGGTGGTGGTAGATGTCACCAAAACGCTAGCTAAAAAAGCAGTGGTAAAAGCGAAATCTGTTAAAAAGCCTGAAGTTAAACAGGTTGCAAAAGCAAAACCGGTTGCCAAGCCTGCAAAACCCGTCAAAGTTGCCGTTAAAAAAGAAGTGGTGAAAGCCAAGCCAGCGGTTGCAAAGCCGAAGGTTCAGTCGGCAGAGAACAAAAAACAATTTAAGCCTAAAGCAAAAGACATTGCTGAAGAACAAAACACGCAAAATGTGATGAACGCTGGAAGCTCGGTGTTTGATCCTAGAAACAAAGATTTGATCGTTGCGATTGATCCTGGTCACGGTGGAAAAGATACCGGTGCGATTGGGGTTCACGGCATTTATGAAAAGAATGTTGTGTTGGCGATGGCGAAAAAGCTGAAAAAATATATTGATGACCAGCCAGGAATGCATGCGGTTTTAACGCGTGACCGAGACGTATTCATTCCATTGGCAAAACGTGTGCGTTTGGCGCACAAAATGAATGCGGATATTTTTATTTCTATTCATGCGGATTCCTTCCCGGATAGAAGCGCGAGAGGCGGTTCGGTTTATGTGTTGTCAACTCGCGGCGCGAGCTCGGTGATGGCGCGTATTTTGGCGAAATCTGAAAATGCTTCTTTGAATGATATTAAATTGAAAGGGCGTGATTCTGACGTAGCGTTCGTGTTGTCTGACTTGTCTCGCGAAGCCAATATTCGTGCGAGTCGTAAATTGGCAAGAACGGTTCTGGGTTCAATGGGACGTTCGGTAAAACTGCATAAACACAGTGTACAGGCGGCAAACTTCGCAGTATTGAAGTCGATAGATATGCCTTCGATGTTGATTGAGACGGCTTTTGTTTCCAACCCGTCAGAAGCAAGAAAACTAACGAATAATCATTTTCAAGATCAAATGGCGCGCTCTATTGCAATGGGTGTGACTAAGTTCGTTCGCAATAATGGCGATGAACCACGTTGGGGTGAAAAATTGTATTTGCATTACCGAGTTCAGCGTGGTGACACCTTGTCTGAAATTGCCGCAAACTACAAAATTTCAACGCGTGAGTTGAAGAGAATCAACAAAATCAAAAAAGCAGATCAGCTTTATGTAGGCAGAAGATTGCGTATTCCGGTTTCGGATAGTGTGGTTGCCTCGTTGTAA